From Calothrix sp. PCC 6303, a single genomic window includes:
- a CDS encoding 2Fe-2S iron-sulfur cluster-binding protein has translation MTQTYTIELTHQGQNLTIQVPETETILSVAEQAGLELPASCHAGVCTTCAAKITNGGTVDQSEGMGVSPDLQKDGYVLLCIAYPRSDLKIITDQEEVVYQKQFGK, from the coding sequence ATGACTCAAACTTATACCATTGAACTTACTCATCAAGGTCAAAATTTAACAATTCAAGTTCCTGAGACTGAGACTATTTTATCAGTTGCAGAACAAGCAGGTTTGGAGTTACCCGCATCCTGTCATGCTGGTGTTTGTACAACTTGTGCAGCAAAAATTACTAATGGCGGTACAGTAGATCAAAGTGAAGGTATGGGTGTGAGTCCAGATTTACAAAAGGATGGTTATGTACTGCTTTGTATTGCCTATCCCCGTTCGGATTTAAAGATCATAACTGATCAGGAAGAAGTAGTTTATCAAAAGCAATTTGGTAAATAG